One Drosophila santomea strain STO CAGO 1482 chromosome X, Prin_Dsan_1.1, whole genome shotgun sequence DNA segment encodes these proteins:
- the LOC120457228 gene encoding myotubularin-related protein 3 isoform X3 yields MDFMVPIHTMSDGSPPPSICFIRAAESYPKSQMEKEDSQLLVPFQELAGESIKYLGRTDDGILALSNYRIFLSKLSTGYETYVPLGLIETVQVRDLFQLIVNCKDASTVRCSFPSAEQCSDWQRRIHLMIGVPESLETLFAFPFYSWTCDVIGSGNGSGIGSGQANGNGIVAKDRCVALHNGSAKPAATVTAANPLPDPASDTISAAMSNRLQRSVRYESDFKNEVARLGFDLKGSWRISTANADFKLCPSYPPKLLVPCCITDEMLHNVANFRGSRRLPAVVWRHQKSGAILARCSQPEVGWLGWRNTRDEQLLKALADACAFDRGEHARHSNSANAKAQPTKGSKETNGQSGLSGKSSPSLDDSSHEELTLDEIKKILIVDARSYTSAVTNRARGGGCECIEYYPCAEIEFMNLGNIHAIRKSFHAVRQLCASSSDDPNWYGQLEKTMWMQHLSGLLGATMTVVHTIEKNGRPVLVHCSDGWDRTPQIVATAQLCLDPYYRTVEGFRVLVEREWLNFGHKFADRSGNGPNSDEVNERCPVFLQWLDLVHQIHRQYPCSFEFSISYLIKLAQHSLSCLFGTFLCNSLRERIENSVFDRTFSVWPFLAETMYRNPLYKHETEKVLWPAHSVRFLYFWSDVYLGSLGNKNGTDLPLLSNERQSGHNGLMAKTRSSEDLTTNELGQSTISRRSSDPNLTVESIVTDCFNANSNSMFDIRSEANNSVSANVQESPSVKDSKEVELDVTDATEIGPCGRSNNPIPEFHNDQSTASNRDILEVETQSQRRSSLEFSHQQIPGSGRPVFIFGSSENDPNPVPSKSEDTSDICRALWHGAIETSTDTLIPAEPVQIPNSDNSSRDHITPPMELVIGDKKLEPTTTVQTSKISQSYNNLPKVHIRPNAVICPQRVDAFPHHLDLQVPRETTGNPDRCKPEKLAKDANANGSLLASDGYHAEESLFMSPDLQRFVGQSPFDAPSTGGRIRRNTFGSSYSRDMKFTAENGSAHQFPSSGIISLPPTPFQERAQFTISCPDGLAHGLSEQNIRLHQIVQEHKLREEMLLREIHGMRLALLEKGCPSCNSIVSTNMEHIMWRNFLC; encoded by the exons ATGGATTTTATGGTG CCGATTCACACAATGTCCGATGGATCGCCGCCTCCATCGATTTGCTTTATCCGTGCCGCCGAATCGTATCCAAAATCACAAATGGAGAAGGAAGACTCCCAGCTGCTCGTCCCGTTCCAAGAGT TGGCCGGCGAATCGATTAAGTACCTGGGACGCACGGATGATGGCATCCTCGCCCTGTCCAATTACCGGATATTCCTCTCCAAGCTGTCAACCGGCTATGAGACCTACGTTCCACTGGGCCTAATCGAAACCGTACAGGTGCGGGATTTGTTCCAGCTGATTGTCAACTGCAAGGATGCCAGCACTGTGCGGTGCTCCTTTCCGTCGGCGGAACAGTGCTCCGACTGGCAACGCCGGATCCATCTTATGATCGGGGTTCCCGAATCACTGGAAACACTCTTTGCCTTTCCATTTTACTCCTGGACCTGCGATGTGATCGGAAGTGGTAATGGAAGCGGAATCGGAAGTGGCCAGGCGAACGGAAACGGAATAGTCGCCAAGGATCGCTGCGTAGCGCTACACAATGGCTCTGCAAAGCCCGCAGCCACGGTCACAGCGGCCAATCCTTTGCCCGATCCTGCCAGCGATACCATCTCTGCCGCCATGAGCAACCGCCTGCAACGATCCGTGCGCTATGAAAGCGACTTTAAGAACGAGGTGGCCCGCTTGGGATTCGATCTGAAGGGCTCATGGCGCATCTCAACGGCCAATGCCGATTTCAAGCTCTGTCCCTCGTATCCACCCAAATTGCTTGTGCCCTGCTGCATCACCGACGAAATGCTTCACAACGTGGCCAACTTCCGGGGTTCGCGAAGGCTACCGGCTGTCGTCTGGCGGCACCAAAAGTCGGGTGCCATCTTGGCCCGGTGCAGCCAGCCGGAGGTCGGTTGGCTTGGCTGGCGCAACACAAGGGACGAGCAGCTCCTCAAGGCACTCGCCGATGCCTGTGCCTTTGACAGGGGCGAACACGCCAGGCATTCCAACAGCGCCAATGCAAAGGCGCAACCAACAAAGGGCTCCAAGGAGACCAACGGCCAGTCGGGTTTATCCGGCAAGAGTTCGCCATCTCTGGACGATTCCTCGCATGAGGAACTCACGCTGGATGAAATAAAG AAAATCCTCATTGTAGATGCTCGCAGCTACACCTCCGCAGTTACAAATCGTGCCAGAGGTGGCGGATGTGAGTGCATCGAGTACTATCCCTGTGCAGAGATAGAGTTTATGAACCTGGGCAATATCCACGCCATTCGAAAGAGTTTTCACGCTGTTCGACAGCTTTGCGCGTCGTCTTCAGATGATCCAAA CTGGTACGGACAGTTGGAGAAGACCATGTGGATGCAGCACCTTTCGGGCCTGTTGGGAGCCACCATGACCGTTGTGCATACCATCGAGAAGAATGGACGTCCCGTCCTTGTGCACTGCTCAGATGGTTGGGATCGCACTCCACAGATCGTGGCCACGGCACAACTGTGCTTGGATCCCTACTACAGAACTGTCGAG GGGTTCCGCGTTTTGGTCGAGCGTGAATGGCTGAACTTTGGGCACAAATTCGCCGATCGTTCCGGAAATGGTCCCAATTCCGATGAAGTTAACGAGCGATGTCCAGTTTTTCTGCAGTGGCTTGATCTGGTGCATCAAATACACAGGCAGTATCCATGCAGTTTTGAGTTCAGTATAAGCTACTTG ATCAAACTGGCGCAACATTCGTTGTCCTGTCTCTTCGGCACGTTCCTATGTAATTCGCTCAGAGAACGCATCGAGAATTCAGTTTTCGACCGAACGTTTTCCGTGTGGCCATTTTTAGCGGAAACTATGTATAGAAATCCTCTCTATAAGCATGAGACTGAAAag GTTCTTTGGCCGGCGCACAGTGTGcggtttttatatttttggtcTGATGTATACCTTGGTAGTTTAGGGAACAAAAATGGAACTGATCTGCCATTACTAAGTAATGAAAGACAGAGCGGACACAATG GCCTCATGGCGAAGACACGATCTTCTGAAGACTTAACAACGAATGAGTTGGGACAGAGCACCATTTCCAGGAGGTCCAGTGATCCTAACCTGACCGTTGAATCCAT TGTTACAGATTGCTTCAATGCGAACAGCAATTCTATGTTTGACATACGATCTGAGGCCAACAACAGTGTTAGCGCAAACGTCCAAGAAAGTCCAAGTGTTAAAGACTCCAAAGAAGTAGAGCTGGACGTAACGGATGCAACTGAAATAGGTCCATGTGGCCGTTCAAATAATCCCATTCCAGAGTTTCATAACGACCAAAGCACAGCTTCTAACCGTGATATATTGGAAGTAGAAACACAATCGCAAAGGCGAAGTTCCTTGGAGTTCTCACATCAACAGATACCTGGATCCGGGCGACCTGTCTTCATTTTCGGTTCATCCGAAAACG ATCCAAATCCAGTTCCTTCAAAATCTGAAGACACAAGTGATATTTGTCGCGCCCTATGGCATGGCGCTATTGAAACCAGCACTGATACCCTTATTCCCGCGGAGCCCGTACAAATACCAAACAGCGACAATAGCAGTAGAGACCACATAACACCCCCAATGGAATTGGTTATTGGTGATAAAAAACTGGAGCCGACTACCACTGTCCAAACCAGTAAAATCAGTCAGAGCTACAATAATTTGCCCAAGGTACACATAAGACCGAATGCCGTGATATGCCCGCAGCGAGTAGACGCTTTTCCACATCACCTGGACCTACAAGTGCCAAGGGAGACGACGGGAAACCCGGACCGTTGCAAGCCGGAAAAGTTAGCCAAAGATGCGAATGCCAATGGATCCCTGCTGGCATCGGATGGCTACCACGCGGAGGAAAGTCTCTTCATGTCTCCCGACCTCCAGCGATTCGTGGGCCAGTCGCCATTCGATGCTCCCTCTACGGGCGGACGAATACGGCGAAATACCTTCGGCTCGAGCTACAGTCGCGACATGAAATTCACAGCAGAAAACGGCAG CGCACACCAATTCCCTTCGTCGGGCATCATTTCGTTGCCCCCAACACCATTTCAGGAGAGGGCGCAGTTCACAATATCCTGTCCAGATGGCCTGGCTCATGGACTCAGCGAACAAAATATAAGACTCCACCAAATCGTACAAGAACACAAG CTACGTGAGGAAATGCTTCTGCGAGAAATTCACGGTATGCGGCTGGCTTTGTTGGAAAAAGGTTGCCCCAGTTGCAACAGCATCGTTTCGACAAATATGGAACAT
- the LOC120457228 gene encoding myotubularin-related protein 4 isoform X1, with protein sequence MDFMVPIHTMSDGSPPPSICFIRAAESYPKSQMEKEDSQLLVPFQELAGESIKYLGRTDDGILALSNYRIFLSKLSTGYETYVPLGLIETVQVRDLFQLIVNCKDASTVRCSFPSAEQCSDWQRRIHLMIGVPESLETLFAFPFYSWTCDVIGSGNGSGIGSGQANGNGIVAKDRCVALHNGSAKPAATVTAANPLPDPASDTISAAMSNRLQRSVRYESDFKNEVARLGFDLKGSWRISTANADFKLCPSYPPKLLVPCCITDEMLHNVANFRGSRRLPAVVWRHQKSGAILARCSQPEVGWLGWRNTRDEQLLKALADACAFDRGEHARHSNSANAKAQPTKGSKETNGQSGLSGKSSPSLDDSSHEELTLDEIKKILIVDARSYTSAVTNRARGGGCECIEYYPCAEIEFMNLGNIHAIRKSFHAVRQLCASSSDDPNWYGQLEKTMWMQHLSGLLGATMTVVHTIEKNGRPVLVHCSDGWDRTPQIVATAQLCLDPYYRTVEGFRVLVEREWLNFGHKFADRSGNGPNSDEVNERCPVFLQWLDLVHQIHRQYPCSFEFSISYLIKLAQHSLSCLFGTFLCNSLRERIENSVFDRTFSVWPFLAETMYRNPLYKHETEKVLWPAHSVRFLYFWSDVYLGSLGNKNGTDLPLLSNERQSGHNGLMAKTRSSEDLTTNELGQSTISRRSSDPNLTVESIVTDCFNANSNSMFDIRSEANNSVSANVQESPSVKDSKEVELDVTDATEIGPCGRSNNPIPEFHNDQSTASNRDILEVETQSQRRSSLEFSHQQIPGSGRPVFIFGSSENDPNPVPSKSEDTSDICRALWHGAIETSTDTLIPAEPVQIPNSDNSSRDHITPPMELVIGDKKLEPTTTVQTSKISQSYNNLPKVHIRPNAVICPQRVDAFPHHLDLQVPRETTGNPDRCKPEKLAKDANANGSLLASDGYHAEESLFMSPDLQRFVGQSPFDAPSTGGRIRRNTFGSSYSRDMKFTAENGSAHQFPSSGIISLPPTPFQERAQFTISCPDGLAHGLSEQNIRLHQIVQEHKLREEMLLREIHGMRLALLEKGCPSCNSIVSTNMEHENGSDIVENASTCSWEAVEERSGPPSYAPSSIQEKKASSVLWVPDHAVSRCSSCQTEFWLGRRKHHCRSCGEIFCADCSEFWAPLPNEKLFNPVRLCGSCYTTVTTNVQEYAAVPAESESQVKDEEASSANS encoded by the exons ATGGATTTTATGGTG CCGATTCACACAATGTCCGATGGATCGCCGCCTCCATCGATTTGCTTTATCCGTGCCGCCGAATCGTATCCAAAATCACAAATGGAGAAGGAAGACTCCCAGCTGCTCGTCCCGTTCCAAGAGT TGGCCGGCGAATCGATTAAGTACCTGGGACGCACGGATGATGGCATCCTCGCCCTGTCCAATTACCGGATATTCCTCTCCAAGCTGTCAACCGGCTATGAGACCTACGTTCCACTGGGCCTAATCGAAACCGTACAGGTGCGGGATTTGTTCCAGCTGATTGTCAACTGCAAGGATGCCAGCACTGTGCGGTGCTCCTTTCCGTCGGCGGAACAGTGCTCCGACTGGCAACGCCGGATCCATCTTATGATCGGGGTTCCCGAATCACTGGAAACACTCTTTGCCTTTCCATTTTACTCCTGGACCTGCGATGTGATCGGAAGTGGTAATGGAAGCGGAATCGGAAGTGGCCAGGCGAACGGAAACGGAATAGTCGCCAAGGATCGCTGCGTAGCGCTACACAATGGCTCTGCAAAGCCCGCAGCCACGGTCACAGCGGCCAATCCTTTGCCCGATCCTGCCAGCGATACCATCTCTGCCGCCATGAGCAACCGCCTGCAACGATCCGTGCGCTATGAAAGCGACTTTAAGAACGAGGTGGCCCGCTTGGGATTCGATCTGAAGGGCTCATGGCGCATCTCAACGGCCAATGCCGATTTCAAGCTCTGTCCCTCGTATCCACCCAAATTGCTTGTGCCCTGCTGCATCACCGACGAAATGCTTCACAACGTGGCCAACTTCCGGGGTTCGCGAAGGCTACCGGCTGTCGTCTGGCGGCACCAAAAGTCGGGTGCCATCTTGGCCCGGTGCAGCCAGCCGGAGGTCGGTTGGCTTGGCTGGCGCAACACAAGGGACGAGCAGCTCCTCAAGGCACTCGCCGATGCCTGTGCCTTTGACAGGGGCGAACACGCCAGGCATTCCAACAGCGCCAATGCAAAGGCGCAACCAACAAAGGGCTCCAAGGAGACCAACGGCCAGTCGGGTTTATCCGGCAAGAGTTCGCCATCTCTGGACGATTCCTCGCATGAGGAACTCACGCTGGATGAAATAAAG AAAATCCTCATTGTAGATGCTCGCAGCTACACCTCCGCAGTTACAAATCGTGCCAGAGGTGGCGGATGTGAGTGCATCGAGTACTATCCCTGTGCAGAGATAGAGTTTATGAACCTGGGCAATATCCACGCCATTCGAAAGAGTTTTCACGCTGTTCGACAGCTTTGCGCGTCGTCTTCAGATGATCCAAA CTGGTACGGACAGTTGGAGAAGACCATGTGGATGCAGCACCTTTCGGGCCTGTTGGGAGCCACCATGACCGTTGTGCATACCATCGAGAAGAATGGACGTCCCGTCCTTGTGCACTGCTCAGATGGTTGGGATCGCACTCCACAGATCGTGGCCACGGCACAACTGTGCTTGGATCCCTACTACAGAACTGTCGAG GGGTTCCGCGTTTTGGTCGAGCGTGAATGGCTGAACTTTGGGCACAAATTCGCCGATCGTTCCGGAAATGGTCCCAATTCCGATGAAGTTAACGAGCGATGTCCAGTTTTTCTGCAGTGGCTTGATCTGGTGCATCAAATACACAGGCAGTATCCATGCAGTTTTGAGTTCAGTATAAGCTACTTG ATCAAACTGGCGCAACATTCGTTGTCCTGTCTCTTCGGCACGTTCCTATGTAATTCGCTCAGAGAACGCATCGAGAATTCAGTTTTCGACCGAACGTTTTCCGTGTGGCCATTTTTAGCGGAAACTATGTATAGAAATCCTCTCTATAAGCATGAGACTGAAAag GTTCTTTGGCCGGCGCACAGTGTGcggtttttatatttttggtcTGATGTATACCTTGGTAGTTTAGGGAACAAAAATGGAACTGATCTGCCATTACTAAGTAATGAAAGACAGAGCGGACACAATG GCCTCATGGCGAAGACACGATCTTCTGAAGACTTAACAACGAATGAGTTGGGACAGAGCACCATTTCCAGGAGGTCCAGTGATCCTAACCTGACCGTTGAATCCAT TGTTACAGATTGCTTCAATGCGAACAGCAATTCTATGTTTGACATACGATCTGAGGCCAACAACAGTGTTAGCGCAAACGTCCAAGAAAGTCCAAGTGTTAAAGACTCCAAAGAAGTAGAGCTGGACGTAACGGATGCAACTGAAATAGGTCCATGTGGCCGTTCAAATAATCCCATTCCAGAGTTTCATAACGACCAAAGCACAGCTTCTAACCGTGATATATTGGAAGTAGAAACACAATCGCAAAGGCGAAGTTCCTTGGAGTTCTCACATCAACAGATACCTGGATCCGGGCGACCTGTCTTCATTTTCGGTTCATCCGAAAACG ATCCAAATCCAGTTCCTTCAAAATCTGAAGACACAAGTGATATTTGTCGCGCCCTATGGCATGGCGCTATTGAAACCAGCACTGATACCCTTATTCCCGCGGAGCCCGTACAAATACCAAACAGCGACAATAGCAGTAGAGACCACATAACACCCCCAATGGAATTGGTTATTGGTGATAAAAAACTGGAGCCGACTACCACTGTCCAAACCAGTAAAATCAGTCAGAGCTACAATAATTTGCCCAAGGTACACATAAGACCGAATGCCGTGATATGCCCGCAGCGAGTAGACGCTTTTCCACATCACCTGGACCTACAAGTGCCAAGGGAGACGACGGGAAACCCGGACCGTTGCAAGCCGGAAAAGTTAGCCAAAGATGCGAATGCCAATGGATCCCTGCTGGCATCGGATGGCTACCACGCGGAGGAAAGTCTCTTCATGTCTCCCGACCTCCAGCGATTCGTGGGCCAGTCGCCATTCGATGCTCCCTCTACGGGCGGACGAATACGGCGAAATACCTTCGGCTCGAGCTACAGTCGCGACATGAAATTCACAGCAGAAAACGGCAG CGCACACCAATTCCCTTCGTCGGGCATCATTTCGTTGCCCCCAACACCATTTCAGGAGAGGGCGCAGTTCACAATATCCTGTCCAGATGGCCTGGCTCATGGACTCAGCGAACAAAATATAAGACTCCACCAAATCGTACAAGAACACAAG CTACGTGAGGAAATGCTTCTGCGAGAAATTCACGGTATGCGGCTGGCTTTGTTGGAAAAAGGTTGCCCCAGTTGCAACAGCATCGTTTCGACAAATATGGAACAT GAAAATGGATCGGATATCGTTGAAAATGCTTCAACATGTTCCTGGGAAGCCGTCGAAGAACGTAGCGGTCCCCCATCGTATGCCCCTTCCTCGATCCAAGAGAAAAAAGCCTCAAGTGTCCTCTGGGTACCAGATCATGCCGTTTCACGTTGCTCTAGTTGTCAAACTGAGTTCTGGCTTGGACGAAGAAAA
- the LOC120457228 gene encoding myotubularin-related protein 4 isoform X2, with amino-acid sequence MSDGSPPPSICFIRAAESYPKSQMEKEDSQLLVPFQELAGESIKYLGRTDDGILALSNYRIFLSKLSTGYETYVPLGLIETVQVRDLFQLIVNCKDASTVRCSFPSAEQCSDWQRRIHLMIGVPESLETLFAFPFYSWTCDVIGSGNGSGIGSGQANGNGIVAKDRCVALHNGSAKPAATVTAANPLPDPASDTISAAMSNRLQRSVRYESDFKNEVARLGFDLKGSWRISTANADFKLCPSYPPKLLVPCCITDEMLHNVANFRGSRRLPAVVWRHQKSGAILARCSQPEVGWLGWRNTRDEQLLKALADACAFDRGEHARHSNSANAKAQPTKGSKETNGQSGLSGKSSPSLDDSSHEELTLDEIKKILIVDARSYTSAVTNRARGGGCECIEYYPCAEIEFMNLGNIHAIRKSFHAVRQLCASSSDDPNWYGQLEKTMWMQHLSGLLGATMTVVHTIEKNGRPVLVHCSDGWDRTPQIVATAQLCLDPYYRTVEGFRVLVEREWLNFGHKFADRSGNGPNSDEVNERCPVFLQWLDLVHQIHRQYPCSFEFSISYLIKLAQHSLSCLFGTFLCNSLRERIENSVFDRTFSVWPFLAETMYRNPLYKHETEKVLWPAHSVRFLYFWSDVYLGSLGNKNGTDLPLLSNERQSGHNGLMAKTRSSEDLTTNELGQSTISRRSSDPNLTVESIVTDCFNANSNSMFDIRSEANNSVSANVQESPSVKDSKEVELDVTDATEIGPCGRSNNPIPEFHNDQSTASNRDILEVETQSQRRSSLEFSHQQIPGSGRPVFIFGSSENDPNPVPSKSEDTSDICRALWHGAIETSTDTLIPAEPVQIPNSDNSSRDHITPPMELVIGDKKLEPTTTVQTSKISQSYNNLPKVHIRPNAVICPQRVDAFPHHLDLQVPRETTGNPDRCKPEKLAKDANANGSLLASDGYHAEESLFMSPDLQRFVGQSPFDAPSTGGRIRRNTFGSSYSRDMKFTAENGSAHQFPSSGIISLPPTPFQERAQFTISCPDGLAHGLSEQNIRLHQIVQEHKLREEMLLREIHGMRLALLEKGCPSCNSIVSTNMEHENGSDIVENASTCSWEAVEERSGPPSYAPSSIQEKKASSVLWVPDHAVSRCSSCQTEFWLGRRKHHCRSCGEIFCADCSEFWAPLPNEKLFNPVRLCGSCYTTVTTNVQEYAAVPAESESQVKDEEASSANS; translated from the exons ATGTCCGATGGATCGCCGCCTCCATCGATTTGCTTTATCCGTGCCGCCGAATCGTATCCAAAATCACAAATGGAGAAGGAAGACTCCCAGCTGCTCGTCCCGTTCCAAGAGT TGGCCGGCGAATCGATTAAGTACCTGGGACGCACGGATGATGGCATCCTCGCCCTGTCCAATTACCGGATATTCCTCTCCAAGCTGTCAACCGGCTATGAGACCTACGTTCCACTGGGCCTAATCGAAACCGTACAGGTGCGGGATTTGTTCCAGCTGATTGTCAACTGCAAGGATGCCAGCACTGTGCGGTGCTCCTTTCCGTCGGCGGAACAGTGCTCCGACTGGCAACGCCGGATCCATCTTATGATCGGGGTTCCCGAATCACTGGAAACACTCTTTGCCTTTCCATTTTACTCCTGGACCTGCGATGTGATCGGAAGTGGTAATGGAAGCGGAATCGGAAGTGGCCAGGCGAACGGAAACGGAATAGTCGCCAAGGATCGCTGCGTAGCGCTACACAATGGCTCTGCAAAGCCCGCAGCCACGGTCACAGCGGCCAATCCTTTGCCCGATCCTGCCAGCGATACCATCTCTGCCGCCATGAGCAACCGCCTGCAACGATCCGTGCGCTATGAAAGCGACTTTAAGAACGAGGTGGCCCGCTTGGGATTCGATCTGAAGGGCTCATGGCGCATCTCAACGGCCAATGCCGATTTCAAGCTCTGTCCCTCGTATCCACCCAAATTGCTTGTGCCCTGCTGCATCACCGACGAAATGCTTCACAACGTGGCCAACTTCCGGGGTTCGCGAAGGCTACCGGCTGTCGTCTGGCGGCACCAAAAGTCGGGTGCCATCTTGGCCCGGTGCAGCCAGCCGGAGGTCGGTTGGCTTGGCTGGCGCAACACAAGGGACGAGCAGCTCCTCAAGGCACTCGCCGATGCCTGTGCCTTTGACAGGGGCGAACACGCCAGGCATTCCAACAGCGCCAATGCAAAGGCGCAACCAACAAAGGGCTCCAAGGAGACCAACGGCCAGTCGGGTTTATCCGGCAAGAGTTCGCCATCTCTGGACGATTCCTCGCATGAGGAACTCACGCTGGATGAAATAAAG AAAATCCTCATTGTAGATGCTCGCAGCTACACCTCCGCAGTTACAAATCGTGCCAGAGGTGGCGGATGTGAGTGCATCGAGTACTATCCCTGTGCAGAGATAGAGTTTATGAACCTGGGCAATATCCACGCCATTCGAAAGAGTTTTCACGCTGTTCGACAGCTTTGCGCGTCGTCTTCAGATGATCCAAA CTGGTACGGACAGTTGGAGAAGACCATGTGGATGCAGCACCTTTCGGGCCTGTTGGGAGCCACCATGACCGTTGTGCATACCATCGAGAAGAATGGACGTCCCGTCCTTGTGCACTGCTCAGATGGTTGGGATCGCACTCCACAGATCGTGGCCACGGCACAACTGTGCTTGGATCCCTACTACAGAACTGTCGAG GGGTTCCGCGTTTTGGTCGAGCGTGAATGGCTGAACTTTGGGCACAAATTCGCCGATCGTTCCGGAAATGGTCCCAATTCCGATGAAGTTAACGAGCGATGTCCAGTTTTTCTGCAGTGGCTTGATCTGGTGCATCAAATACACAGGCAGTATCCATGCAGTTTTGAGTTCAGTATAAGCTACTTG ATCAAACTGGCGCAACATTCGTTGTCCTGTCTCTTCGGCACGTTCCTATGTAATTCGCTCAGAGAACGCATCGAGAATTCAGTTTTCGACCGAACGTTTTCCGTGTGGCCATTTTTAGCGGAAACTATGTATAGAAATCCTCTCTATAAGCATGAGACTGAAAag GTTCTTTGGCCGGCGCACAGTGTGcggtttttatatttttggtcTGATGTATACCTTGGTAGTTTAGGGAACAAAAATGGAACTGATCTGCCATTACTAAGTAATGAAAGACAGAGCGGACACAATG GCCTCATGGCGAAGACACGATCTTCTGAAGACTTAACAACGAATGAGTTGGGACAGAGCACCATTTCCAGGAGGTCCAGTGATCCTAACCTGACCGTTGAATCCAT TGTTACAGATTGCTTCAATGCGAACAGCAATTCTATGTTTGACATACGATCTGAGGCCAACAACAGTGTTAGCGCAAACGTCCAAGAAAGTCCAAGTGTTAAAGACTCCAAAGAAGTAGAGCTGGACGTAACGGATGCAACTGAAATAGGTCCATGTGGCCGTTCAAATAATCCCATTCCAGAGTTTCATAACGACCAAAGCACAGCTTCTAACCGTGATATATTGGAAGTAGAAACACAATCGCAAAGGCGAAGTTCCTTGGAGTTCTCACATCAACAGATACCTGGATCCGGGCGACCTGTCTTCATTTTCGGTTCATCCGAAAACG ATCCAAATCCAGTTCCTTCAAAATCTGAAGACACAAGTGATATTTGTCGCGCCCTATGGCATGGCGCTATTGAAACCAGCACTGATACCCTTATTCCCGCGGAGCCCGTACAAATACCAAACAGCGACAATAGCAGTAGAGACCACATAACACCCCCAATGGAATTGGTTATTGGTGATAAAAAACTGGAGCCGACTACCACTGTCCAAACCAGTAAAATCAGTCAGAGCTACAATAATTTGCCCAAGGTACACATAAGACCGAATGCCGTGATATGCCCGCAGCGAGTAGACGCTTTTCCACATCACCTGGACCTACAAGTGCCAAGGGAGACGACGGGAAACCCGGACCGTTGCAAGCCGGAAAAGTTAGCCAAAGATGCGAATGCCAATGGATCCCTGCTGGCATCGGATGGCTACCACGCGGAGGAAAGTCTCTTCATGTCTCCCGACCTCCAGCGATTCGTGGGCCAGTCGCCATTCGATGCTCCCTCTACGGGCGGACGAATACGGCGAAATACCTTCGGCTCGAGCTACAGTCGCGACATGAAATTCACAGCAGAAAACGGCAG CGCACACCAATTCCCTTCGTCGGGCATCATTTCGTTGCCCCCAACACCATTTCAGGAGAGGGCGCAGTTCACAATATCCTGTCCAGATGGCCTGGCTCATGGACTCAGCGAACAAAATATAAGACTCCACCAAATCGTACAAGAACACAAG CTACGTGAGGAAATGCTTCTGCGAGAAATTCACGGTATGCGGCTGGCTTTGTTGGAAAAAGGTTGCCCCAGTTGCAACAGCATCGTTTCGACAAATATGGAACAT GAAAATGGATCGGATATCGTTGAAAATGCTTCAACATGTTCCTGGGAAGCCGTCGAAGAACGTAGCGGTCCCCCATCGTATGCCCCTTCCTCGATCCAAGAGAAAAAAGCCTCAAGTGTCCTCTGGGTACCAGATCATGCCGTTTCACGTTGCTCTAGTTGTCAAACTGAGTTCTGGCTTGGACGAAGAAAA